In the Candidatus Korarchaeum sp. genome, GGAAGACTCAGAACGTGGGGGAGTGGAGCCTGAAGGAGGATGTATCTGAGGCCTTAGCTGATTCCCTCGAGCTCATAGATTGGATAAACATAGGCGGAGGCATCCCAGTGAAGTACGCGAATTCAAAGCCAGAGGTAGATAATATCTTAAGGGAAATAGGGGAGCTTAAGGAGTTCCTCAATTCTAGAGGGATAAAGCTCATGATGGAACCGGGGAGGTTCATAGCAGCACCTTCAGTAGCACTAGAAGCTGAGGTACTGAACGTATATGAGGGTAACGTAATCCTCGATTGCTCTATATTCAACGCTTACATGGACACTTACTTACTCAACATAAGGCTCCCGGTCCTAGGGGAGCTCGAGGGAGGCGGGTTCAGGTACTTGCTCAAGGGGAGGTCCCCCGACTCCCTGGATATATTCAGGTACTCGGTCTACTTGGATAGGGAGCTGAAGCCGGGGGATAAGGTGATATTCCTGAACGCGGGCGCCTACAACTTCCACACCGAGTTCAATGATATGCCGAAAATAAGGGTCGAGATAGTGGACGATTTCCCCTTCTCACTCCCTTAGTATGACTTGGCTCATGCAGTGAGGACCTCCATAACCTCCTGTCAGGGCTGAGA is a window encoding:
- a CDS encoding decarboxylase, with product MARFILSKRVALRQYSIARSYCDALAYSYKTNPHVWEVLKETDSMVGVSSIASMERVEGGRAVYYLQGEREDEISYLLDRGVRWFIVDNEPELGKFIKVVERRGEKVNLFIRVKMREHTIYTGKHFVYGIDWRKVPRIIEEIRSDQIDQLGIHFHRKTQNVGEWSLKEDVSEALADSLELIDWINIGGGIPVKYANSKPEVDNILREIGELKEFLNSRGIKLMMEPGRFIAAPSVALEAEVLNVYEGNVILDCSIFNAYMDTYLLNIRLPVLGELEGGGFRYLLKGRSPDSLDIFRYSVYLDRELKPGDKVIFLNAGAYNFHTEFNDMPKIRVEIVDDFPFSLP